The genomic stretch ATCCTTAGCAACAATGTTCATGTTGGACGGGAGCGTGCAATACGGGCCCCCCATGGGCCTCAAAACGCAAAAGTCACATGGCGGTGACTGTACAAAGACTTTTTCTCCCTCATCACAACAAAAAGCAGTTTTCGAATTTACTTttatctccattttttttttcacctaatTCTTTTTCAGTTTTGACTGCCAATTTGATCATCTAATCTTTACTGTGGCCAATTCTTAATGTAAAAACCAAAAACGGGTAGAAAAGGAGAGGCACGCAAATATCCAAGAACATGCTCTACCAAAGAAACCCCATTATCAtaatcataattataattataattataattattggaGCGTTTTTCCAAAACGAGACAAATTTTCAGCACAGTTacttataaacaatttttttttttttaaaaaaaaaacattttacaatataaaattaaaaaaaaattaataaattcgacttttaaaaaaccaataaaaaattataaaaaaaacatttttctaaaataaacaCGGCCACCGCATTTGCCTTTCGGACACTTTACCACCTACTACTTTTTACAAACATAACTAGCAACTAAACCAAcccaaatatataatttttaaaacaaataaaaagaagaagaaaacaaaaaaagtatgaaaGACGGCAAGACGAAGGAATTGCCGCAAACGCAGTTTCTTTTTTCACTACCCCTAATCAACCATTCCTGTCTACACATAAAATGGCATTAGCTACCAACCAAACAATATGAAAAGGCCGAAAGGGACACAAGTGGTCGGTCCGTTTCGCAGACGGAATCACACTGACAGACATAGACAGAGAAACCAAACCCCATTTATAGGAAATCAAAATTGCtttcccaatatatatatatatatatatatatatggaattatTAATGCACCGAATTTAGTGagagatgaaaaaataaaataaaaaaatttaataaagaaaataattgggTATGCCCAAATTAGAAGTGGGTTGTAATGGAAAAGCAATTGGAGGAAATTTAGAAAAGCAATTGGAGGAAATTTAGGAAACCTGAACGCCAGGGGAATCGAAGTTTAAGACACGGATCTTAGCGGAGACGTCACCGAGGACCCTGAGCTCCACGCGGTCGTTGAGAGAAGCGTCCCGGACTAAATCGGCGGCGTCGGCTTGGAGCAGATTGACGCGATCGACGGCGACGGTGGCCTCCACCTGTCTGACGCTGTGGGCCTCCTGGTAGAAGCCGGGGACGGAGGCTTTTCCCAAGGGGATTCCACGGTACATGACCGTGAACCTGGACTCGCCGTACTTGATCCCAACCCTGTTGGGGTTCACCGCCGTGAAAAGCATCCGGATGTTGAGCGATAGGGAGGCGGAGGATGTCGGGGTGGTACCCGGATTGGTGGCGGGGGTGGATGGATTGGGTGTGATGCCCATGTACTGAACGCCCACTTGCTGTAGATCGAATGAGGGTTTCTTGGGTTTGACGGCCAGGATGATGACCAAAACGACGGCCAGGATTAGGAGAGCTAAGAAGGAGAAGAGGAGGAAAAGGCAGCAGCAGCAGCCCTTGAAGGAGGCCTTGGAAGAGGAGGACGACGACGGCGTCGCTGGGTAGTAATGTTGGTGCCGCACTCTGTGCTCCCCGTTCACGTTAGCCCTTGATGTCATTCTTCGACTATTGTGCGCcgcttctccctctctctctctcgctttcaCTCTAGTAGTCTCTACCTTCTTTCCACACAGGAGTATTTCTTtgctttgagagagagagatagagagagtgaTAAAGGTggtgagagagagtgagagagaggttCCTCTGAGTCAGTTGGGTGAGTTTGCTTGACAGGGAAATAAAAGGGATAATAAGTACTAACAATTAAATAAAGCCAACGACGATAAAAGTAGACAAAATGTGGAGTACTGCTGTCGTTTTTATGTCCACCTTAGAGCCCATAAAATGTGCCTCCTT from Corylus avellana chromosome ca1, CavTom2PMs-1.0 encodes the following:
- the LOC132165537 gene encoding uncharacterized protein LOC132165537, yielding MTSRANVNGEHRVRHQHYYPATPSSSSSSKASFKGCCCCLFLLFSFLALLILAVVLVIILAVKPKKPSFDLQQVGVQYMGITPNPSTPATNPGTTPTSSASLSLNIRMLFTAVNPNRVGIKYGESRFTVMYRGIPLGKASVPGFYQEAHSVRQVEATVAVDRVNLLQADAADLVRDASLNDRVELRVLGDVSAKIRVLNFDSPGVQVSVDCAIVISPRKQSLTYKQCGFDGLSV